Proteins encoded within one genomic window of Oncorhynchus nerka isolate Pitt River linkage group LG17, Oner_Uvic_2.0, whole genome shotgun sequence:
- the LOC135561338 gene encoding chymase-like, giving the protein MVVVGAHDISRQESSACKIDVKYYHIHPDYNSETFQNDIMLLQVHDSGRMHTCQNRNDLICRVTVFNQVLQGDSDGPLVCKGTAVRVVSFNEKGNCDNPKEPKVYTKVAKYLSWIKCIIKY; this is encoded by the exons ATGGTTGTGGTTGGTGCTCATGACATTTCAAGGCAGGAAAGCTCTGCTTGCAAGATTGATGTGAAATATTACCACATACATCCTGATTACAACTCTGAGACATTTCAGAACGACATTATGCTGTTGCAGGTTCATGACAGTGGAAGAATGCACACATGTCAGAAT AGAAATGACTTGATTTGCAGAGTAACTGTTTTTAACCAAGTATTACAGGGAGATTCAGACGGTCCTCTGGTGTGTAAGGGGACAGCAGTGAGAGTTGTGTCCTTCAATGAAAAAGGAAACTGTGACAATCCCAAGGAGCCCAAAGTCTACACAAAAGTGGCCAAGTACCTCTCCTGGATCAAGTGTATCATAAAGTATTAA
- the LOC115144873 gene encoding mast cell protease 1A-like yields MHTMNKLLLTVLLTYLGHSVAFGGHIINGKKAKRNSLQYMASVQNDEKHICGGFLITPDFVLTAAHCNKSNLSVVLGTHNIKKGLGKAIRYNVERKCKPNSYKNVTDGSDIMLLKLSRAAKLSKSVNKVRLPTKDKVLKPNIKCLAAGWGLTKIGAIVDDLQVVDVEAIDLKVCQKQWDHVKVNLPPNVICAGGYMTDKGTCQGDSGGPLVCNGEAVGIVSFNMMGNCAYPNVPNVYTQISKYLPWIKKVINKQSC; encoded by the exons ATGCACACCATGAACAAACTTCTACTCACTGTTCTCCTCACCTATCTGGGACATTCGG TTGCATTTGGGGGTCATATCATCAATGGAAAAAAAGCCAAGAGGAATTCCCTGCAGTACATGGCCTCTGTGCAGAACGATGAGAAGCACATCTGTGGAGGATTCCTGATCACTCCAGACTTTGTGCTAACAGCTGCACACTGCAACAAAAG CAACTTGAGTGTTGTTCTTGGTACCCACAACATCAAGAAGGGCCTCGGGAAAGCTATCAGATACAATGTGGAACGCAAATGCAAACCCAACTCATATAAAAATGTAACGGATGGTAGTGACATCATGCTTCTAAAG CTGTCTAGGGCAGCTAAATTAAGCAAATCCGTGAACAAAGTGAGGCTTCCAACCAAGGATAAAGTCCTCAAACCCAACAtaaagtgccttgctgctggatgGGGCCTCACAAAAATAGGCGCAATCGTTGACGACCTTCAAGTGGTGGACGTGGAAGCCATTGATCTGAAGGTCTGCCAGAAGCAGTGGGATCACGTCAAAGTTAATCTTCCTCCCAATGTCATCTGTGCAGGTGGATACATGACCGACAAAGGCACATGTCAG GGGGATTCTGGTGGTCCTTTGGTGTGCAATGGGGAGGCAGTGGGAATCGTCTCCTTCAACATGATGGGAAACTGTGCCTATCCCAACGTGCCCAATGTTTACACTCAGATTTCCAAGTACTTACCCTGGATAAAGAAGGTCATCAACAAGCAGTcgtgttag
- the LOC115144874 gene encoding complement factor D-like — MAICSVVLHVVILLIALNGTDGRKVPKVGIVGGREAARNSRPYMASLQSRGQHICGGVLVREDFVLTAAHCDGRYKVVLGAHDLSEDENSQQVLDVVRSIPHPRYGDNLENDLMLLKLRGRATLNTAVQLIPLMNDSMAEGSMCTTAGWGDIGDNGTLPDKLQEVNATIVPPRECARRWTAVKISSRMVCATGPRAFQGFCSGDSGGPLVCNGMSAGIVSFSGQRCANPSTPDVYTRVASYRRWIQTVLARNP, encoded by the exons ATGGCAATCTGCTCAGTGGTTCTTCACGTAGTTATTCTGCTCATCGCCTTGAATG GCACAGATGGGCGCAAGGTGCCGAAAGTGGGTATTGTTGGTGGCAGAGAGGCTGCTCGCAACTCTCGTCCCTACATGGCTTCCCTTCAGTCTCGTGGTCAACACATCTGTGGAGGAGTTCTGGTCAGAGAGGATTTTGTCCTCACCGCTGCACACTGTGACGG GCGATACAAGGTGGTTCTTGGGGCTCATGACTTGTCAGAGGATGAAAATTCACAACAAGTATTGGATGTGGTTCGATCCATTCCACATCCGAGGTATGGGGACAACCTGGAGAATGACCTCATGCTTCTCAAG TTGAGAGGGAGGGCCACCCTCAACACAGCAGTACAGTTGATCCCTCTGATGAATGACTCTATGGCTGAGGGAAGCATGTGCACCACGGCCGGCTGGGGGGATATAGGCGATAATGGCACCCTACCAGACAAGTTGCAGGAGGTCAACGCCACCATCGTCCCTCCCAGAGAATGTGCCCGCAGGTGGACAGCCGTCAAAATCTCCAGCCGCATGGTGTGCGCAACAGGCCCCAGAGCTTTCCAAGGCTTCTGCTCG GGTGATTCAGGAGGTCCATTGGTGTGTAACGGGATGTCAGCGGGCATTGTCTCTTTCTCAGGGCAGAGGTGTGCCAACCCCAGTACCCCTGATGTGTACACACGAGTGGCTTCCTACCGCCGATGGATTCAGACAGTGTTAGCTAGAAACCCTTAA